The Bryobacteraceae bacterium genome includes a window with the following:
- a CDS encoding membrane protein translates to MAEHREHASESYFLQPEAWSAVRNSLALVALVSWLALAAGFALDRQQFHFSYLVAFAYFASVSLGALFFVMMQHLTGSAWSVTVRRLMENMMRTVPLAFLLVLPVFAGIHSLYEWSHAEAAKDPVISAKLGYLNEKWFILRGLIAIALWSVFALRLYSISRRQDESGSIEDTKAAAKWSAPGTVVLFLMASMAAFDWVMSLEPHWFSTMFGVYFLAGGAVGFMAILIAVTLGLRSAGYLTQSIREEHYHDLGKWLFALTTFWAYVTFSQYMLIWYSNLPEETFWFHKRLQGSWAAFGPILAIGHFILPFFTLLPRANKRNLKLLGFFAGWMMLMHFCDLYWQIMPVLHTKGVALHWMDAAAWLAVGSAYGLVFWQGLKEKPLVPVGDPRLEQCLAFHNV, encoded by the coding sequence ATGGCTGAACACAGAGAACACGCTTCGGAAAGCTACTTCCTCCAGCCGGAGGCGTGGAGCGCAGTGCGCAACTCGCTGGCGCTGGTGGCGCTGGTGTCGTGGCTTGCGCTGGCGGCGGGATTCGCGCTGGACCGCCAGCAGTTCCACTTCTCGTATCTGGTGGCGTTTGCCTACTTCGCGTCGGTGTCGCTGGGGGCGCTGTTTTTCGTGATGATGCAGCACCTGACGGGCAGCGCGTGGAGCGTCACCGTGCGGCGGCTGATGGAGAACATGATGCGGACGGTGCCGCTGGCGTTCCTGCTGGTGCTGCCCGTGTTTGCGGGCATCCACTCGCTCTATGAGTGGTCGCACGCGGAGGCGGCGAAGGATCCGGTGATTTCGGCCAAGCTCGGGTATCTGAACGAGAAGTGGTTCATCCTGCGCGGGCTGATCGCGATTGCGCTGTGGAGCGTGTTCGCGCTGAGGCTGTACTCGATCAGCCGCCGGCAGGACGAGAGCGGCTCGATCGAAGACACGAAAGCGGCGGCGAAGTGGAGCGCGCCGGGCACGGTGGTGCTGTTCCTGATGGCTTCGATGGCGGCGTTCGACTGGGTGATGTCGCTGGAGCCGCACTGGTTCTCGACGATGTTCGGCGTCTACTTCCTGGCGGGCGGCGCCGTCGGGTTCATGGCGATCCTCATCGCCGTCACGCTCGGGCTGCGTTCGGCAGGCTATCTGACGCAGTCGATCCGCGAGGAGCACTACCACGACCTGGGCAAGTGGCTGTTCGCGCTGACGACGTTCTGGGCGTATGTGACGTTCTCGCAGTACATGCTGATCTGGTACAGCAACCTGCCCGAGGAGACGTTCTGGTTCCACAAGCGGCTGCAGGGGAGCTGGGCGGCGTTCGGACCGATTCTGGCCATCGGGCACTTCATTCTGCCGTTCTTCACGCTGCTGCCGCGCGCCAACAAGAGGAACCTGAAGCTGCTGGGCTTCTTCGCCGGCTGGATGATGCTGATGCACTTCTGCGACCTGTACTGGCAGATCATGCCGGTGCTGCACACGAAGGGCGTGGCGCTGCACTGGATGGACGCGGCGGCATGGCTGGCGGTGGGCAGCGCCTACGGACTGGTGTTCTGGCAGGGGCTGAAGGAGAAGCCTCTGGTGCCCGTCGGCGATCCGAGGCTGGAGCAGTGC